CTTCCACGTGCCCGGCGGGGACCACCTGGTGCTGCTCAACGTCTACAACCAGGcacgggggggccgggggggggcttggggacatttgggggACATTTGGGGGACGCTTTGGGGATGCTTTGGGGACGCTTTGGGGATGCTTTGGGGATGCTTTGGGGACGTTTGGGGACAgtttggggacatttggggacgTTTTGGGGATGCTTGGGGATGTTTGGGGATGTTTGGGGACGCTTTGGGGACACTGGGGATGCTTGGGGATGCTTTAGGGATGctttggggacatttggggacgCTTGGGGATGCTTGGGGACACTGGGGATGCTTTGGGGACGCTTTGGGGATGTTTGGGGACACTTTGGGGACATTTTGGGGACGCTTTGGGATGCTTTGGGGACACTTTGGGGATGTTGGGGGCCATTTGGGGACGCTTGAGGATGTTTGGGGACGCTTTGGGACGCTTTGGGGACACTTTGGGG
The genomic region above belongs to Oxyura jamaicensis isolate SHBP4307 breed ruddy duck unplaced genomic scaffold, BPBGC_Ojam_1.0 oxyUn_random_OJ69615, whole genome shotgun sequence and contains:
- the LOC118159320 gene encoding pre-mRNA-splicing factor ATP-dependent RNA helicase DHX16-like; translated protein: MAELPVEPMLAKMILASEQYGCTEEVLTVAAMLSVNNAVFYRPKDKVLHADSARVGFHVPGGDHLVLLNVYNQARGGRGGAWGHLGDIWGTLWGCFGDALGMLWGCFGDVWG